One Hevea brasiliensis isolate MT/VB/25A 57/8 chromosome 5, ASM3005281v1, whole genome shotgun sequence genomic region harbors:
- the LOC110647809 gene encoding uncharacterized protein LOC110647809 — translation MDQLATHNKMLENQIAQQASSSSKATEALSQMPSYAKFLKEILSKKRMLEDYETVALTEECSAILQNKLPPKLKDLGSFSIPYLIGNMNIDKALYDLCARELKPTTISLQLADRSVKYPIGILENIPIKVGKFFIHVDFVVLEIEEDVQIPIILGRPFLVTAGAIIDVKMGG, via the exons ATGGACCAACTAGCCACCCACAATAAGATGCTTGAAAACCAAATTGCTCAGCAGGCAAGTTCTTCAAGCAAGGCTACTG aagcactttctcagatgccatcctatgctaaGTTCCTTAAAGAAATTCTTTCAAAGAAGAGAATGTTGGAAGACTATGAGACTGTTGCTcttacagaggaatgcagtgccatattgcAAAATAAGCTGccaccaaagctcaaggatctaggaagcttctccataccatatCTTATTGGAAACATGAATATAGACAAGGCACTCTATGATCTATGTGCAA GGGAGCTCAAACCCacaacaatttcattgcaattggctgatcgatctgtcAAGTACCCGATTGGCATCCTAGAAAACATCCCCATCAAGGTAGGAAAATTCTTCATTCATGTTGATTTTGTTGTCCTGGAAATAGAAGAGGATGTCCAAATTCCTATTATTCTAGGAAGACCTTTCTTGGTAACCGCCGGAGCTATCATAGATGTTAAAATGGGCGGttaa